The Verrucomicrobiota bacterium genome has a segment encoding these proteins:
- a CDS encoding DUF1501 domain-containing protein, whose product MRTPLTITDELRSEEYGKLITRRKFFQQCGTGMGALALASLLNENLFAAPTSTAAGSTPLGPHFQPKAKNIIYLFQSGGPSHLDLFDYKPELIKRNGQQMPDEILKNIRLAQIGKNASVLGTSYKFKQYGKSGVWLSELLPHLSTIVDEVAFVQGAYSEAFNHDPATLFWNTGAQLAGRPSMGSWFSYGLGTENKDLPAFVVITTGAGQPLTNNSWGSGFLPTVHQGVQLRSQGDPVLFVSNPKGMGAERRRQSLDAIRDLNQMRYDVLRDPEIATRISAYELAYRMQTSVPDVMDISKEPPAMHEAYATTPGRASFANNCLLARRLVERGVRFVQLYHRGWDHHGGVDGNLAFDLKKRCLETDQPTVALIKDLKERGLLDETLIIWGGEFGRTPMMQGKMQPDLMGRDHHPHGYTVWLAGGGIKPGIVYGKTDEFGFYAIEDKVHVHDLHATILHLFGLEHTKLTYRFQGRDYRLTDVHGEVVKPLLA is encoded by the coding sequence ATGAGAACGCCATTGACCATTACCGACGAACTTCGCTCCGAAGAATACGGCAAGCTGATAACGCGCCGGAAATTTTTCCAACAATGCGGCACCGGCATGGGCGCACTGGCTTTGGCGTCGTTGCTGAACGAAAATCTTTTCGCCGCTCCGACCTCAACCGCCGCTGGTTCGACGCCACTCGGCCCGCATTTCCAGCCCAAAGCCAAAAATATCATCTACCTTTTTCAATCCGGCGGACCGTCGCATCTCGACCTGTTCGATTACAAACCGGAACTCATCAAGCGCAATGGTCAGCAGATGCCGGATGAAATCTTGAAGAACATCCGGTTGGCGCAAATTGGCAAGAACGCCTCCGTCTTGGGCACGAGCTACAAATTCAAACAATATGGCAAATCGGGCGTGTGGCTCTCGGAATTGTTGCCGCACCTTTCGACCATCGTGGACGAAGTCGCGTTCGTGCAAGGAGCCTATTCCGAAGCGTTCAACCACGACCCAGCCACGCTCTTCTGGAACACCGGTGCGCAACTTGCCGGCCGGCCCAGCATGGGCTCCTGGTTCAGCTACGGTTTGGGAACTGAGAACAAGGACTTGCCGGCCTTTGTCGTGATCACCACAGGGGCGGGCCAACCGCTCACCAACAATTCATGGGGCAGCGGATTTCTTCCCACCGTCCACCAGGGCGTTCAACTCCGCTCGCAAGGCGATCCGGTCCTGTTCGTTTCCAATCCCAAGGGCATGGGTGCCGAACGCCGCCGACAATCGCTCGACGCCATCCGCGACCTGAACCAGATGCGTTACGATGTGTTGCGCGATCCGGAAATCGCCACGCGCATTTCGGCTTACGAACTGGCTTACCGGATGCAAACCAGCGTGCCGGACGTGATGGACATTTCCAAAGAGCCGCCCGCCATGCACGAAGCGTATGCCACGACGCCAGGCCGGGCCTCGTTTGCGAACAACTGTTTGCTGGCGCGTCGGCTGGTCGAACGCGGCGTGCGCTTCGTCCAATTGTATCACCGTGGCTGGGACCATCACGGCGGCGTGGACGGAAACCTTGCCTTCGACCTCAAAAAGCGTTGCCTCGAAACCGATCAACCGACAGTCGCGCTGATAAAGGATCTAAAAGAGCGCGGACTGTTGGATGAAACCCTAATCATTTGGGGTGGTGAATTCGGACGCACGCCGATGATGCAGGGCAAAATGCAGCCCGACCTGATGGGCCGCGACCATCATCCGCACGGCTACACGGTCTGGCTCGCCGGCGGCGGCATCAAGCCGGGCATCGTTTACGGCAAGACGGATGAATTCGGATTTTACGCCATCGAAGACAAGGTCCACGTCCACGATTTGCACGCTACGATCCTGCACCTGTTCGGCTTGGAGCACACCAAGTTGACCTACCGATTCCAAGGTCGCGACTATCGCCTGACCGACGTGCACGGCGAGGTTGTAAAACCTTTGCTGGCTTAG
- a CDS encoding four helix bundle protein translates to MPVTGELREEPNHRKPYDLEERTAQFGEAIIRFAKKIPQNPANNRLIGQLVGAGTSIGANYCEADDGVSRKDYKNRIGTCKKEAKETKFFLRMVAVAEETLKPEARVPWQEAKELHLIFCSIYAK, encoded by the coding sequence ATGCCAGTGACTGGCGAACTGCGTGAAGAACCCAACCACAGAAAGCCATACGACTTGGAAGAGCGAACCGCACAGTTCGGCGAGGCCATTATTCGCTTTGCGAAGAAGATTCCTCAAAATCCAGCAAACAACCGTTTGATCGGGCAGTTGGTCGGAGCCGGCACGAGTATCGGCGCGAACTATTGCGAAGCGGATGATGGGGTTTCGCGGAAGGACTACAAGAACCGGATCGGGACTTGCAAGAAAGAAGCAAAAGAGACGAAATTCTTTTTGCGGATGGTGGCGGTGGCCGAAGAAACACTCAAACCGGAAGCCCGAGTGCCTTGGCAAGAAGCGAAGGAATTGCATCTTATTTTCTGCTCAATTTACGCAAAATGA